A region of the Chroicocephalus ridibundus chromosome 1, bChrRid1.1, whole genome shotgun sequence genome:
TGTATTTGCTGAAGACTTATTCTTTGTAAAGTATTTAGCTTCTGTAACTGGAACAGTTTTGCACAGTTTGAACTAAgtatatatttatcaatgatgATGCTATAAATTTACAAGTAATTTGAGTATCAAGGGAAGGGGGAGATAGGCTGgatctgtctttttttcatgacatttaggaaaaaacaaagtgaGAAAGCTGTAGACCCAATCTATAAAACTCCATTTCATCGAGATTTGTTGTAATAGTAGTTCTACCTGGTAGATGAGgtcgtttgttttgtttgtttttgtttttttttttttttataaaacaactgTTAAATTGAGAGTGGATCTTGATCTGAATTTTTAGTGAAAGAGAATCGGTTGTTACAGTGTTTTCATTGTGATATGATGAAATCCCACCAAATTGCTTTTAATACATCAAAGTTTGAACTTTGAGACCTGGTTCATTGATAAATACAGTTAATCATGGTTCTATTGACTAATTTTCCATCACAATTTtattgtgaattaaaaaaaaaaagaaaagctcagctTGGCTTCCTCATAGCTTCCCTATACAAACAGCAAATTTATAACACAATTCCTTTGATTTATCTTAATGTATTACTGCTATTCCAGAACTATCAAGACACATTTTACCACCAGAAGGGATTTTAAATTGGAACAAAACCATCTGAATTTTAAGAGAAATGGTGTTACAGTAGCTCATGGATCAAGATAAACAGTGATTGTTCTTGAACTGATCAAATATAACTCCCTGGCTTTGATAAAAAAATGTCTGACAGGTGTTTTTGTCAAATGCGAAGTGCTCTATGTTAATTTGCCCTAATTATGTTAAAagaattgctttttaaattaacaagttggggtttttttgtttatactTTACTCTGCTTTGATGTTTGGTCTTCTGTCTGTGAACTGACAAATGCTATCTGATTATTTCACAGTGGTGTACAGCAGTTCTCATGTCTTCACTAACATTATGTTTTCTAGATTTCATCATCCAATCCTCAGTCCTCTTGAAAGCAGTTTCCAGTTGGAAGTAGATGTGCTTGCACATCTGTTAAAGGCTCAGGCTCAGATCTCAGAGTGGAAGTTCCTTCCATCCCTGGTCAACTTGCACAGTGCTCACACAAAACTACAGACTTGGGGCCAAATATTTGAGAAACAGCGAGAGACCAAGAAACATCTCTTTGGAGGGCAGTCTCAGAAGGCTGTACAACCTCCGCACCTCTTCCTCTGGCTGATGAAGCTCAAAAACATTCTCCTTGCAAAGTTTAGCTTTTACTTTCACGAGGCCCTTAGTCGACAAACAACAGcatctgaaatgaaaactttGACTGCTAAAACAAATCCTGATTACTTTGGGAAAATTTCCAGCTTCATCCGGAAGTATGATGCCGTCAACGTTTCCTTAATTTTTGACAATCGTGGATCAGAGAGTTTTCAGGGACATGGTTATCATCATCCTCATTCTTACAGGGAAGCCCCCAAAGGAGTGGATCAGTACCCTGCAGTGGTGTCTCTGCCCAGCGACAGGCCTGTTATGCACTGGCCCAATGTAATCATGATTATGACTGATAGAACCTCTGACCTCAACAGTTTGGAGAAGGTTGTTCACTTCTACGATGACAAAGTCCAAAGCACGTACTTTCTGACTCGCCCTGAACCTCACTTTACCATTGTAGTTATTTTTGAGTCCAAGAAGTCAGAAAGGGActatcattttatttcttttctcaatgAAATTTCACATTCCCTTAAGAACTCCAAAGCTTTTGCAAGCTTGAAACCTGGATCCAAAGggtaaaatacaaaatacttatAAGTTGTCAAGGCAGTATGCCAGCCTTGGGGGAGCTGTAGCTTTCAAGGATTACATAAATTCATGATTCTCAGAATCTAATTAAAAGGaaccattatttttaatgttataagttcctatttttttttaagctaacagACACTTGAAAAGTATTTTTGGGCAGTACTCAGTGGGACAACTTAATTGTGGGCTGCTAAATGGCCACAGTAGGacggttttggtgtggttttcaATTTTCAGTAcgatttattttttcagtccaCAATTTTGTTGCCTGTATCAGAACAGAATATATGCACTTTATCTTGGTCTGATCATTGACTGTCTTCTACAGAGTTTATTGAAAATGTGGTGAGGATGGAAGATGGTATCTTTTCAGAAAACTGCGTCGCCTGAGAGGAATGATTTCTGGGAAACTAAACACTGATACaagggaatattaaaaaaaaaaagtgaacctGCAAGgacatgttttaaataaaaatacaagaatcaCAAAAGGGACTATTGTTAATTAAAACTTAGTTTTCAAATGGTTTAAAATGATAATTCAGGTCTCTGATGCTGTCTGTTAAGCACCAGTCTCTATTCTGTCATAAAGCTTTGTCGTTGCTCCAAAACACAGGCTGGGGCAGGAAGAGCTGCAGCACTGGCTGGAAGGCCAGTATGCACTGGAGCGTTGGGACATTGTGTGTCCAGTACCAGTCTTGGCTCAGATTAACGGAAGGAGACAAGCTGAGGCTGAGCAGGTGTTCTAGAAGGAACAGCTCcatggaaaaagcagcaaaactctTCAAATTGTGCTTTTCTCTggctaacttaaaaaaaaagtgcccttTTGTAATGCCCTTTGTAAAAGCTATTTTCAAATTTGCTGTTAGGGTCAGCCTggatttgttttcagatttttttataagtatatagctttttctttctgttcaattttaaattatttcacaatTAAGCTAAATCACTCTGGAATTTGGATTTAAATATATAGCCTATGCAGTATGTTTACCTCATTCTAAAATGTCTCTTTTACCACTTCTAGGCTACACGTTTGGAAAAAGTATGTTTTCTACTTGCCCTGAAAGTGCTTTATTTTGGAAATCAGTATTTCCAAATACAATAAAAGGGTCAATTTGGCTGTATCTGTAGCCTTACATTGCATGATTCTTCTGACAGTTAGCTATGCAGTTGTGCGAGCACTTTCATGGGAATTCGGGAGGACTGATAATGGGTCTGCTGTATGAGGTATGTAAGTGTAGTAAAGTTAGATCCTTAGTTGACACTGTGTAAGGAATAGCGTAATCAGGTTTGTTTTAAAACGGAGTTTAAGTCAAAATGCTGGTTTCTGTTAAGACTGAAATGTAAAAGGTACCATTGCAGGTATGGCTTTTACTAATTCGCTTTCTCTCCCACAACAGATTATGGTAACTTGTCTTGCCTCTTGCAGCAAGTACTGATTCCTTTACAATCACATAAGCATGTTCTGTTCTCAAAATGCAAGCTCTGACTTTCCACTTTGTGCCAAATAGAGCCTTCCATGCTTTGCTATAATTAAATGTTAGTCTGTTGTGAATATCTGTGCTACTGCCTTTCACCTAAGGTCTTATTCTGACTGCAGTATTGCTCTCAAAAGTTTAGGATCTGCTCTTTGCCATTGGAAAATAGCAGGAGTTGCAAATATACCAGCAACTGGAGGGCACCTGGTTGTAACAGCATTAGGCTTTCCAGCTTAAATTGCCCTTTTTACAGGACAAAGTTGCAAGTGACAGTATTGAGATGGAGTTTGTGTGCTGCTCTCTGTGGGACAGTGACCTTGTAATAACGTTGTACTGTTGACTTCCTCAGCCTGAGTAACAGAAAAGAGGCTGTTGCCAGAACCGATTCCCAGTCTTCAGCAGTGTAATAAAGCGGTGTACAAATTCTGTCTGCCTCTACAGTATTTCCCTGTCATATTAGCTATCTGCGGGAAAGCGGCGaggaggctgggggaagagggcgTGTGTGGTACAGACACCTTCTTGCTCATTTCTGAGTTGCAGGGGACATGTTGGAAGAGGTGAAAGAGAAACCTGCTGCCTTTTGGAGCAGACCAACAGTTGCTGAAATGGCTGGAGGCTGTTCCCAGTGGTTTTtatggggagaggaaaaggaggcaaATGTTCAGCAGACCTGGTGCTTCACTTCATGCTCCTGCCACTTTTTTGGGGAGTGGCGTCTCTGGGAATAGGGAAGGGATGTGATGTTTCTGTGCAGGAGCAGGTGAGTCTCGCTTTACCACTTATCAGCGCTGAGGTGGTTTGCTGCAGTTTTCTTCAGAGGATCTTGGGGAAGTGGCCTGAGGGGCCATCTGACTCATGGGTATGAATTTCTGAATATTTAGGTTGATGAAGAACCGAAGGGAGCCATAACCAGCACTGTTATGGTgtgaggagggagggaatgggAGAGACGTGCAGACAAATGGTGGGAGAGAATTGGGTGCTGGAGGGAGAAGCTTCTGTGGAGCTGTCTCTGGGTTTCTCGGTCCTGTGTGTCAGGCTCCCATTGTAACATCTCGGCTTTAAATTAATAcaaggcaggaggcagaaaaTCTAGGCTGTAGGAAGTGGTTTGGATGAAAGCTGCGGAGGTGAAGTTGAAGAGAGGTAATAACACTAGAATCAACATCAACTAGTTTCGCAGAGTTGAGGTGTGCTGTGACCAAAACCTAAGCGTGTGTGGGGTGTGAGTACGTGTGGTGAATGAATACAGATTTGTTAGCTCCGTGCAGACTTACAGCACAGTTTCTTACTTGATGCTTTGGGGAGTTTGTTTTAAATGACAAATGAGGTAACAGGGAGACTGAGTTATCTACCATGTAAAATTGGCTAGGCCAGTAACGAAAACCTGCATAACTAAGGGGGTGAACATATCTGTGGAGTAAGTAAAGATGACTAGAAACtctaactggggaaaaaaaaaatcattactaacTTCAGTACTGGAAAGATTGATCTCTTTACTATAAGAATTGGAGAACAAATGCACTTTTGCCGAGCTGGGTGATATCCCCtctgccagcttttcctctccACCCATTTAGCTAAGCAAGATTGAATGTACTAATGTACTTTAAAAGTCTTGTATAAATGACTGCTTTAAATGCAAGATGTACAGATGTTTATGGTAACGTAATGAAAGCCAATGCTTCCAGacatattttaaagcttttaaaacaggTACTGAGATTTGATATTCTTGGTGCCACTCAGGTTGCTGAGAATAGCAGTGTGGAAGCTTATCTTGTAGCAGATTTCATATACCTCATCACTTACTTGAGTCTATGAGGATTTTGGCAGAACATTTAATTTAGTATCCTTTGCCTGGAATGTGAATTTGACAGCAAATGTATTCTCAGATCtcttgcatattttatatttatgtcttgtaagctgttttctttcacatACGGTGTTCAGGTTTTTTGCTTGAATAAAACATCTTTCCTTGTCTCCCCTCGATGCATGAAGACAATGCAGGGAATGAAAACTATCAATATATTTTGTATTGTGCTGCGAAGGACTGCAATATATGCATAATGCACATAATATTCAGGTTTTGATAATCTAAAAGCAACATGAATTCCTGGTGTTTATTTGAATACTAACTCTCAGTGTTTATctaattcacttaaaaaaaaaaaaaagtcttcactaTAAGTGGAAATTATGTTATGGCACTTTCCCAGTTAATTATTGCTCTGGTCTACTCTTCTTCATATACGAGCCTTTTGAGACACTTGTGATCATTCTagtggttgttctttgtttgataACGGTTATCTGAGGTTTCCTTGGGTGCGTGTCTGTGCTGCCTGCTGCCGCAGGTCAGCCTGCTGCCTTTTACCGCAGAGTCCCAATTTCCTTGTAACCACGCTTTGCTTAAGAAAATCAGCTATGTGCTATACTTCATTCCTCAAGTCCTCTTTTTTTGTCCCAATATCTACAACCCCTCATCTTGCAGTAAGAAGAATGTCGTGCAGCGTGGCTGGTCCTGGGCTCGTGGTTAGCTCTGCGATTGCTTCCAGAAGTGCTGGCACCAAGCTGACTAACTTGGCTGAAACTTTGGTGTTTCTGCCCTGTGTTCTCCAGAATTCCCGTCTGCAGACTCCCCGGGGATGTgagccagcccagccccgagGCCAAGCACTGCTTATCTGCGCGGCTCAGCCTCAGGAGCAGTAAGTCGTTGTCCTGCCCGCTGGGGACAACCCTTGCGTTGCTCAGCAGGGATGGCCTTCGGGCTGCAATTGTGCAAAGGCAGGAGCTGTTTGTGGGAAAAGCGGGAGAGGCTCTGGAAAACACAAATGCTGACAAAGGACAACGATAGTGTAGTGCTTTGCAGGGCAGGCACACAAAATAAAGGAGTCAAATGCAAGATGGAATTGGACtttgatttccttttcctgttagGGGAGGACTGATTTAAAGATAAAGTCTCCTTTGGAGGATAAAGGTAATGGATTCTTTTGCCATGAAATTGTTTAACTACTTGATCATTTTCCTCCAGGAACTGcctgttttcctctcctgtgcaTGCGTGCTTTCAATACATTGCCTGACTTATTTTTGTAATTGCTACGGAGCTTTTCTGGGAGCGTTTGCCTGTTAGAGCTTGGTTCTCCCCTAACTTTCAACCTGATGTTGCCGCTGCTGGGTTTGGGGTGGAATAACAGAGCTCCACCTCGCAGCTGGGACCAGACCGTGCCCAAGCTGTCCATGGCGGCCGTAAGAATGGCAAAGTGCAGGAGAGCAGGCGAGTCACTACAAGATGGGCTGGGGCGGGTGACAGTTCCGGGACAGACAGGCAGGGAGAAAACCGGTGCAAAAGGACTGCAATGCAGACAGACCGTGAGCAGAAGGTTTTCGTTGGCACCTCTGTGTTGCTGGCCTAATTTTGTAGgaatctatataaatatatatagagcCTATATATATCTaggaatatatataaatataaataaagtcCTGCAAAATCTGTGCTAGATGCCGCCTGCAGTTGCAGCTGCAGGGTTTATGTGACTACTGTAAAATAACTACACTATTTGCAGGGCAACAGTGTTCAGTCTTCAGGTACCAACAATCTTGGCAAAGCAGCTGGTTTTGGACAGACGATTAGGAGAGGCTTTGCTGTATCCCACTATTAACTGGGGTATGCTGCCATGATGTTACGGGCTGACATCTGAAGCTTCAGAGCAGTGCAGTGTCGTG
Encoded here:
- the KICS2 gene encoding KICSTOR subunit 2 isoform X1, which codes for MGESIPLGAPVPVEQAVLETFFSHLGIFSYDKAKDNVEKEREANKSAGASWLALLAGLAHLAAAEKAYHSMTFLGQKLGGQSFFSRKDSIRTIYTSLHNELKKVVATGRNALGGTAPHLEELLSHLSEQLCFFVQARMEIADFYEKMYTLSTQKFINSEELVNILESILKKYSSRFHHPILSPLESSFQLEVDVLAHLLKAQAQISEWKFLPSLVNLHSAHTKLQTWGQIFEKQRETKKHLFGGQSQKAVQPPHLFLWLMKLKNILLAKFSFYFHEALSRQTTASEMKTLTAKTNPDYFGKISSFIRKYDAVNVSLIFDNRGSESFQGHGYHHPHSYREAPKGVDQYPAVVSLPSDRPVMHWPNVIMIMTDRTSDLNSLEKVVHFYDDKVQSTYFLTRPEPHFTIVVIFESKKSERDYHFISFLNEISHSLKNSKAFASLKPGSKG
- the KICS2 gene encoding KICSTOR subunit 2 isoform X2 is translated as MGESIPLGAPVPVEQAVLETFFSHLGIFSYDKAKDNVEKEREANKSAGASWLALLAGLAHLAAAEKAYHSMTFLGQKLGGQSFFSRKDSIRTIYTSLHNELKKLCFFVQARMEIADFYEKMYTLSTQKFINSEELVNILESILKKYSSRFHHPILSPLESSFQLEVDVLAHLLKAQAQISEWKFLPSLVNLHSAHTKLQTWGQIFEKQRETKKHLFGGQSQKAVQPPHLFLWLMKLKNILLAKFSFYFHEALSRQTTASEMKTLTAKTNPDYFGKISSFIRKYDAVNVSLIFDNRGSESFQGHGYHHPHSYREAPKGVDQYPAVVSLPSDRPVMHWPNVIMIMTDRTSDLNSLEKVVHFYDDKVQSTYFLTRPEPHFTIVVIFESKKSERDYHFISFLNEISHSLKNSKAFASLKPGSKG